From Chryseobacterium gallinarum, one genomic window encodes:
- a CDS encoding YifB family Mg chelatase-like AAA ATPase — MLIKIYGSAIHGVAAQTITIEVNIDTGGVGYHLVGLPDNAIKESSYRISAALKNVGYKIPGKKITINMAPADLRKEGSAYDLSIAIGILAASDQILAEDIQQYIIMGELSLDGSLQPIKGVLPIAIQAREEGFKGIILPIQNAKEAAIVDDLEVYGVQNIKEVIDFFNEGKAIEKIILDTQKEFHEKINDFPFDFSEVKGQETAKRAMEVAAAGGHNIILIGPPGSGKTMLAKRVPSILPPLTIKEALETTKIHSVAGKIGAEASLMTVRPFRSPHHTISDVALVGGGSYPQPGEISLAHNGVLFLDEMPEFKRTVLEVMRQPLEDREVTISRARFSVNYPASFMLVASMNPSPSGFFPDDPNNTSSVYEMQRYMNKLSGPLLDRIDIHIEVQKVEFEQLSEKRKGESSKAIRARVLKARNIQNERYKYLNISCNAQIGPKELEAFCELDETSFNLIKLAMEKLNLSARAYDRILKVARTIADLEESEKILSHHISEAIQYRSLDREFWNA, encoded by the coding sequence ATGCTGATTAAAATTTATGGCAGCGCCATTCACGGAGTTGCTGCGCAAACAATTACTATTGAGGTCAATATTGATACCGGTGGAGTAGGGTATCATTTGGTAGGCCTTCCTGATAATGCCATTAAAGAAAGCAGCTATAGGATATCTGCCGCCTTGAAGAATGTTGGCTATAAAATTCCCGGTAAGAAAATTACTATTAATATGGCACCCGCAGACCTTAGAAAAGAAGGCTCTGCTTATGACCTGAGTATTGCCATTGGCATTTTGGCAGCTTCAGATCAGATCCTTGCCGAAGATATTCAGCAGTATATCATTATGGGAGAGTTATCCCTGGATGGCAGTCTGCAACCGATTAAAGGAGTATTGCCCATTGCCATTCAGGCCAGGGAAGAAGGTTTCAAAGGAATTATTCTTCCCATTCAGAATGCGAAAGAAGCCGCTATTGTGGATGATCTTGAGGTGTATGGTGTACAGAATATTAAGGAAGTTATTGATTTCTTCAACGAAGGAAAAGCTATTGAAAAAATAATATTAGACACTCAGAAAGAATTTCATGAAAAGATCAATGACTTTCCATTTGACTTTTCTGAAGTAAAAGGCCAGGAAACAGCAAAAAGGGCCATGGAAGTAGCCGCTGCAGGAGGGCATAATATTATCCTGATAGGCCCTCCCGGAAGTGGAAAAACAATGTTGGCTAAAAGGGTTCCCAGCATCTTACCTCCATTGACAATAAAAGAAGCGCTGGAAACAACAAAAATACATTCCGTAGCAGGGAAAATTGGAGCAGAGGCATCTTTAATGACTGTTCGTCCCTTCAGGTCCCCTCATCATACCATTTCAGATGTAGCTTTGGTAGGCGGTGGAAGCTATCCGCAACCCGGAGAAATTTCTCTTGCCCATAATGGTGTACTTTTTCTCGATGAAATGCCGGAGTTTAAGCGGACCGTATTGGAAGTTATGAGACAACCTTTGGAAGACAGGGAAGTTACCATTTCAAGAGCCCGGTTTAGCGTAAATTATCCGGCAAGTTTTATGTTGGTAGCCTCTATGAATCCCAGTCCTAGCGGTTTTTTTCCTGATGACCCCAATAATACTTCCTCCGTATACGAAATGCAACGATATATGAATAAACTTTCAGGTCCTCTCCTGGACCGTATTGATATTCACATTGAAGTGCAGAAAGTAGAATTTGAGCAGCTTTCCGAGAAAAGGAAAGGAGAGAGCAGTAAAGCAATACGGGCGCGTGTGTTGAAAGCAAGGAATATTCAGAATGAACGGTATAAATACCTTAATATCAGTTGCAATGCCCAGATAGGACCCAAAGAACTTGAAGCTTTCTGCGAGCTGGATGAAACTTCTTTTAACCTCATCAAATTAGCAATGGAAAAGCTAAACCTTTCCGCCAGGGCTTATGATCGGATCTTAAAGGTAGCGCGAACAATAGCAGACCTTGAAGAATCCGAAAAAATTCTTTCACATCATATCTCTGAAGCCATTCAGTACCGAAGTTTAGACAGGGAATTCTGGAATGCCTGA
- a CDS encoding GLPGLI family protein — MIRFVFLLLASSMVYAQSNRFYYELKFKPDTIANQEIKEFFITDINPKSVKYFSLIDYKNDSITKNVSSESRYERTQLYHYIKRDRNSFDNINYLSAGSTPVQLKSHDEMKWSILPETKMMGSIKVQAARTHFGGRQWTAWFAESIPFPEGPYKFRGLPGMILEIYDDRRYYHFTLVRNKVLDKEYNTSGIVETFFGEKPLLIDKKKYIQLKLQEYADPLADMKGGNMPTLIDEHGNKISVDFKQMTIEAQRELKSNNNFIEKEFIINYK, encoded by the coding sequence ATGATCAGATTCGTTTTTCTTCTTCTGGCAAGCTCAATGGTATATGCACAAAGCAACAGATTTTATTATGAATTAAAATTTAAACCAGACACTATTGCCAATCAGGAAATTAAAGAATTTTTTATTACAGATATTAATCCCAAATCTGTAAAATATTTTTCATTGATCGATTATAAGAATGATAGTATTACAAAAAATGTGAGCTCAGAATCAAGGTATGAGAGAACACAATTATACCATTATATCAAAAGAGACAGAAACAGCTTTGATAATATCAATTATCTTTCTGCAGGGTCAACTCCCGTACAATTGAAAAGCCATGATGAAATGAAATGGTCTATTCTGCCGGAAACCAAAATGATGGGCTCCATAAAAGTTCAGGCTGCCAGGACACATTTTGGTGGAAGACAATGGACCGCATGGTTTGCAGAAAGCATTCCTTTTCCGGAAGGTCCCTATAAGTTCCGCGGACTGCCGGGGATGATTCTGGAAATATATGATGACCGGCGTTATTATCATTTTACTCTGGTCAGAAATAAGGTGCTGGATAAAGAATACAACACCTCAGGAATTGTAGAAACATTTTTTGGAGAAAAACCTTTGTTGATTGATAAAAAGAAATACATTCAGCTAAAGCTTCAGGAATATGCGGACCCTTTAGCCGATATGAAAGGGGGAAATATGCCTACTCTTATTGATGAGCACGGGAATAAGATATCTGTCGATTTCAAACAGATGACTATAGAAGCCCAACGGGAATTAAAATCCAATAATAACTTTATTGAAAAGGAATTTATCATTAACTATAAATAA
- a CDS encoding non-ribosomal peptide synthetase family protein, which translates to MPNTTPTLETQPSGATVLLSSEDREKLLQKFNMTGWDYLQEETLESLFRNQARRHPDNIAIVYQHQTMTYKELDERSNQLANALLDKGIKEGKYVPVWLDRSLEWAIAVLGIIKTGAAYVPIDPAYPVKRVEYILSDTSAEFIITNHSLGEQLTKSGKTKIFELEQMSSLDSWSSNDPALKVNQNALAYTIYTSGSTGKPKGVMITHHTIQHLVTWHNHHFHVDHTSHLSLVAGLAFDISVWEFWSALTSGGTIFIADNEERTNVSALVDYYRKNRITHGFVPSVLAPAVVDSTRNYNDLTLKYLFTGGEKLKPVLTTELNYELIDYYGPTECTVYATFKKVKDVNGQYVSSIGKPIANAKAYILNENLEVLPVGAVGELFIGGNILAKGYLNNEELTAAKFIANPFKENEKLYRTGDLARWLPDGDIEFLGRMDNQVKIRGFRIELGEIERSLTQDKNIREALVITKDTVNGNKYLVAFVVATPGAEKDGTSVRNQLKEELPGYMIPAQIIFIDKIPLTANGKTDIRSLRDLADKEARDLISLEPPTNETERIIADIWSSELERPVINITDNFFDIGGNSLLVAVVAVALQRKLDMKVYLRDIYQYPVLQDLSEVLINRAKAFREAAPVEDVEPYVELQQDVYLAPGTVFAGGFDPKQMENPAVIFLTGVTGFVGIHLLQELLDTTQADIYCLVRAEDEFHAMEKIDRCFKQYHIPQKHEQKSRIIPVIGDLALPALGLSDDKFKMLATKADLIYHSGSSVNFIEPYSYMKAPNVEGLREIIKLAGAERTKCLALLSTISVYSWGHIFTGKKVMLESDDIEQNILSVSKDIGYVRSKYVMEAVADLAAKEGLPLITYRLGYAMCHSETGASAPYQWWSGLVKNCVEFQSYPALTELREGLITVDYMTKAMAHITKNKDAIGKKFNLIASPETNLTLEDFFGLMKKYYAFPLKGLPYKEWRKQWEDDSKNRLYPLTSLFKDNMHEGLSTVELYQNTYVWDCSNVTRFLEGSGIKEPVFDKTILDSYLQYLGIPVTE; encoded by the coding sequence ATGCCAAACACAACACCTACACTAGAAACACAACCATCAGGAGCAACTGTATTGCTGTCTTCGGAAGACAGGGAAAAGCTTTTACAAAAATTTAATATGACCGGCTGGGACTACCTGCAGGAAGAAACATTAGAATCTCTCTTCAGGAATCAGGCACGTCGCCATCCCGATAATATTGCAATTGTATACCAGCACCAGACAATGACTTATAAAGAATTGGATGAGCGAAGCAACCAGCTCGCCAATGCATTATTAGATAAAGGAATAAAAGAAGGAAAATATGTCCCGGTATGGCTGGACCGTTCTCTGGAATGGGCAATAGCCGTTCTTGGAATTATTAAAACAGGAGCAGCCTATGTACCCATAGATCCTGCCTATCCGGTAAAAAGAGTAGAATATATTCTTTCAGACACTTCTGCAGAGTTTATTATTACAAACCATTCATTAGGTGAACAGCTGACAAAAAGCGGGAAAACAAAAATTTTCGAACTGGAGCAAATGAGCAGCCTGGATTCCTGGTCCTCAAATGATCCGGCCCTTAAGGTGAATCAAAATGCCTTAGCTTACACCATTTATACTTCGGGCTCTACAGGAAAGCCCAAAGGAGTTATGATTACACATCATACCATTCAGCATTTAGTAACCTGGCATAATCATCATTTCCATGTTGATCACACCTCACACTTAAGTTTGGTGGCAGGGCTGGCATTTGATATATCCGTATGGGAGTTTTGGTCGGCACTTACTTCGGGAGGCACTATTTTTATAGCAGATAATGAAGAAAGGACCAATGTATCTGCTTTAGTGGATTATTACCGTAAAAACCGGATTACCCATGGCTTTGTTCCTTCCGTGCTGGCACCGGCAGTTGTGGATAGTACCCGGAACTATAATGATTTGACATTGAAATATCTCTTTACGGGAGGAGAAAAGCTCAAACCGGTACTCACAACAGAGCTGAACTATGAATTGATTGATTATTATGGTCCTACAGAATGTACCGTGTATGCCACCTTTAAAAAAGTTAAAGACGTCAACGGGCAGTATGTATCCTCAATTGGAAAACCGATAGCGAATGCCAAAGCTTATATTTTGAACGAAAACCTGGAAGTATTACCGGTAGGCGCCGTGGGTGAGCTATTTATTGGCGGAAATATCTTGGCTAAAGGATACCTGAATAATGAAGAGCTTACAGCCGCTAAATTTATTGCCAATCCATTTAAAGAAAATGAAAAACTATATCGGACAGGAGATCTCGCCAGATGGCTTCCCGACGGTGATATTGAATTTCTGGGAAGAATGGATAATCAGGTAAAAATCCGTGGATTCCGGATTGAGCTGGGAGAAATAGAGCGTAGTCTTACTCAGGATAAAAATATCCGGGAAGCCCTGGTGATCACAAAAGATACAGTAAATGGAAATAAATATCTGGTGGCGTTCGTTGTGGCAACACCCGGAGCTGAAAAAGACGGTACTTCTGTTAGAAATCAACTGAAAGAAGAGCTGCCGGGGTATATGATTCCGGCCCAGATCATTTTTATAGATAAGATTCCTTTAACGGCAAATGGTAAAACAGATATCCGGTCTTTAAGGGATCTTGCAGATAAAGAAGCCAGAGATCTGATTTCATTGGAACCGCCAACCAATGAAACCGAGAGAATAATAGCAGACATCTGGTCTTCAGAATTGGAACGTCCGGTTATTAATATAACGGATAACTTTTTTGATATCGGAGGAAACTCTCTTTTAGTAGCGGTGGTAGCCGTTGCACTGCAAAGAAAATTGGACATGAAGGTTTATCTGAGGGATATTTACCAATACCCGGTACTGCAGGATCTTTCGGAAGTATTGATCAACAGGGCCAAAGCATTCAGAGAGGCAGCACCCGTAGAAGATGTAGAACCTTACGTGGAATTACAACAGGATGTGTATCTGGCTCCCGGAACTGTTTTTGCAGGAGGCTTCGATCCAAAACAGATGGAAAACCCGGCCGTCATTTTCTTAACCGGAGTGACAGGTTTTGTGGGGATTCACCTTTTACAGGAGCTTCTGGATACCACACAAGCGGATATTTACTGTCTGGTAAGAGCTGAGGATGAATTCCATGCTATGGAGAAAATAGACCGTTGTTTTAAACAATATCATATCCCTCAAAAACATGAACAAAAATCCAGGATTATTCCCGTAATAGGTGATCTTGCCCTCCCTGCATTAGGTCTTTCGGATGACAAATTCAAAATGCTGGCAACAAAAGCTGATCTTATTTACCATTCCGGAAGCTCCGTGAATTTTATCGAACCTTATTCTTATATGAAGGCTCCGAATGTGGAAGGATTGAGAGAGATTATAAAGCTTGCCGGAGCCGAAAGGACCAAATGTCTCGCCTTGTTGTCTACAATTTCTGTATATAGCTGGGGGCATATATTCACAGGCAAAAAAGTGATGCTTGAATCCGATGATATCGAACAAAATATCCTTTCGGTAAGCAAAGATATCGGATATGTCAGAAGTAAATATGTGATGGAAGCAGTAGCAGATCTGGCGGCAAAAGAAGGATTGCCTTTGATTACCTACCGTCTCGGCTACGCCATGTGTCACAGCGAAACAGGCGCCAGCGCACCTTATCAATGGTGGTCCGGACTGGTGAAAAACTGTGTAGAATTTCAGTCCTATCCTGCACTTACAGAACTCAGAGAGGGATTAATCACTGTAGATTATATGACAAAAGCAATGGCCCATATTACAAAAAATAAGGACGCTATAGGGAAAAAATTTAACCTCATTGCAAGTCCTGAAACGAATCTTACCCTGGAGGATTTCTTCGGTCTGATGAAAAAGTATTATGCATTCCCGCTTAAAGGTCTTCCTTATAAAGAATGGAGAAAGCAATGGGAAGACGACAGTAAAAACCGTTTATACCCACTAACGAGCCTTTTTAAAGATAATATGCATGAAGGACTGTCTACGGTTGAACTTTACCAGAACACCTATGTTTGGGATTGTTCCAATGTTACCCGCTTTTTGGAAGGATCCGGAATCAAAGAACCGGTATTTGATAAAACCATACTTGATTCTTACTTACAATATCTGGGAATTCCTGTTACAGAATAA
- a CDS encoding histidine decarboxylase, translated as MKAREQKKLINFINVIKEKSTFSIGYPFARDFDYTELYDLFQYPIANVGDPFIESNYAVNSFEIEREVIQFFAGLFRAPKDNYSGYVTSGGSEGNLYGLYIAREIYPEAIVYHSSEAHYSITKNIRLLNLRSVEIQADSKGEMDYNALEQSIEQHRHLPVIIIANIGTTMTEAKDDIPTIRQILKKCSIESYYIHCDAALSGAYLPLLEDDPRFDFKNGIDSIACSGHKFIGSPVPCGIVIVKKNYKERLGQYISYIGSQDTTIAGSRNGHSPVFLWYAVKKLGREGMLLRAQQSLSMAIYVQRRLEENNIFCFRNENAITVVFSKPDDQLCRKWQLATKNGYAHLICMPGISKNIIDDFFNDLLKTLPVSNKNLLENACPLT; from the coding sequence ATGAAAGCCAGAGAACAAAAAAAATTAATAAACTTTATTAATGTAATAAAAGAAAAATCTACTTTTTCTATTGGCTATCCTTTTGCCAGAGATTTTGATTATACTGAACTTTACGATCTGTTTCAATATCCGATTGCGAATGTAGGGGATCCCTTTATAGAAAGCAATTATGCTGTAAATTCCTTTGAAATTGAAAGAGAAGTGATTCAATTCTTTGCCGGTTTATTCAGGGCACCAAAAGATAATTATTCAGGGTATGTTACCAGCGGAGGAAGTGAAGGTAATCTTTATGGGCTGTACATCGCAAGGGAAATATATCCCGAAGCTATAGTGTATCATTCTTCTGAAGCTCATTACAGTATAACCAAAAATATTCGCTTACTGAACTTACGATCTGTAGAAATACAGGCGGACTCAAAAGGAGAAATGGATTATAATGCCTTAGAACAGTCAATAGAACAACACCGGCATTTGCCCGTCATCATTATTGCCAATATAGGAACTACTATGACGGAGGCTAAAGATGATATTCCCACAATCAGGCAGATTTTAAAAAAATGCTCTATAGAATCCTATTATATCCATTGTGATGCAGCGCTTTCGGGAGCTTACCTTCCGTTATTAGAAGATGACCCCCGTTTTGATTTCAAGAATGGAATAGACAGCATTGCCTGTAGCGGGCATAAATTTATTGGTTCACCTGTTCCATGTGGAATAGTGATTGTCAAAAAAAACTATAAAGAGCGATTAGGGCAATACATATCATATATAGGTTCGCAGGATACAACGATTGCCGGATCCCGGAACGGGCATAGCCCGGTATTTTTATGGTACGCCGTCAAAAAGCTGGGCAGGGAAGGAATGCTCTTAAGGGCACAGCAATCTCTTTCCATGGCAATATATGTTCAGCGCAGGCTTGAGGAAAATAATATATTCTGCTTTCGGAATGAAAATGCCATTACTGTAGTATTTTCCAAGCCGGATGATCAGTTATGCCGTAAATGGCAATTAGCAACTAAAAATGGATATGCCCATCTCATTTGCATGCCTGGTATTTCCAAAAACATTATTGATGATTTTTTTAATGACTTATTGAAAACGCTTCCTGTAAGTAATAAGAATCTTCTTGAGAATGCCTGCCCCTTGACATGA
- a CDS encoding GNAT family N-acetyltransferase has translation MKNNLETLAPETGFETPVVFTEPESWHWKVLAKAFITDPTIRFWFNGKENEDLLENFFEAVVKDVLMSGGTVFSSADRKAVFVWAWLGNTDQKANTFKEKWHGILGETGVKRYNWLYEAGNIHLNPDKVQKSMEPAYLAVLPEAQGRGYGSHLFKWTLDYFDRKGYDAPFILASTRRSAKLYCPLLGYDVHKEVFVNSNDTEPIGVFLKRKK, from the coding sequence ATGAAAAACAATTTAGAAACATTAGCTCCTGAAACAGGATTTGAAACTCCTGTTGTCTTTACAGAACCTGAATCCTGGCATTGGAAAGTATTAGCAAAAGCTTTTATAACTGATCCTACTATTAGATTCTGGTTTAACGGAAAAGAGAATGAAGATTTACTTGAAAATTTTTTTGAAGCTGTGGTTAAGGATGTTTTAATGTCAGGGGGTACAGTATTCAGTAGTGCTGACCGAAAGGCCGTTTTCGTGTGGGCCTGGCTGGGAAATACAGATCAGAAGGCTAACACATTTAAAGAGAAATGGCATGGTATCCTTGGAGAAACAGGCGTAAAACGATACAATTGGCTTTATGAAGCCGGAAACATCCACTTAAACCCTGATAAAGTTCAAAAAAGTATGGAGCCTGCTTATTTAGCAGTACTTCCTGAAGCTCAGGGACGTGGGTATGGCAGCCATCTTTTTAAATGGACTTTAGACTATTTTGACCGGAAAGGTTATGATGCCCCTTTTATATTGGCAAGTACAAGACGTTCAGCAAAATTATATTGCCCTTTATTAGGCTATGATGTCCATAAAGAGGTATTTGTAAACAGCAATGATACAGAACCAATAGGTGTTTTTTTAAAACGGAAAAAGTAA
- a CDS encoding spondin domain-containing protein, with the protein MKKTFFTTTAFAAAMAVTFTLSSCNDSDNDMMNMSYQKTITFENVVTPKDFVESGEIPGVTFLAAAGHKVILPGESQTIKFSAGKAQALMFATMYGASKDWFFASKQPGIKLFDSNGNAITGDVSSDVLLWDNGTKDNQTGQAESKPIMQVPNVNASQLVKLNLAYDNVKSEFTLTITNTSGGTANETPLSPGVWAVSNYNGSQLLNSTPFFMPNTLSNPEITDIAQMGNITKMMTKLTANTGIMTGLSPALVVVYRGDKNPIYELGKTDNGMGLKEIAQFGNVTKLQTSLKSLPNVKGVYVAGSAPVAPGNKVMTNFKADPGDKIAYVTMFGFSNDWFYANEQMIDANTKGDITSKTTLFDSGTGVDQYPGAGNRQALFGGTPQSENMVISKVGTQYPVPAVQNVIKVTVN; encoded by the coding sequence ATGAAAAAAACTTTTTTCACAACAACAGCATTTGCTGCAGCAATGGCAGTTACATTTACACTGTCTTCATGTAACGATTCGGATAACGACATGATGAATATGTCTTATCAAAAGACTATCACATTCGAAAATGTCGTTACCCCTAAAGATTTTGTAGAAAGTGGAGAAATTCCGGGAGTTACTTTTCTTGCAGCGGCAGGGCATAAAGTTATCTTACCCGGAGAATCTCAAACCATCAAATTCAGCGCAGGTAAGGCGCAAGCACTTATGTTTGCTACCATGTATGGAGCTTCAAAAGACTGGTTCTTCGCTTCAAAGCAGCCAGGAATCAAGCTATTTGACAGCAATGGTAATGCCATTACAGGGGATGTTTCCTCCGACGTATTATTGTGGGATAACGGAACTAAGGACAACCAGACGGGACAAGCAGAAAGCAAACCAATTATGCAGGTTCCTAATGTGAATGCTTCACAATTGGTAAAGCTTAATCTGGCTTATGATAATGTAAAATCTGAGTTCACACTTACCATTACCAACACTTCGGGTGGAACTGCTAATGAGACCCCACTTTCTCCGGGAGTATGGGCGGTTTCCAATTACAATGGTTCTCAGCTGTTGAACAGTACTCCTTTCTTTATGCCTAATACTTTATCCAATCCTGAAATTACTGATATTGCCCAAATGGGGAACATCACTAAAATGATGACCAAGCTTACTGCGAATACCGGCATTATGACAGGCTTATCTCCTGCATTAGTCGTAGTGTATCGTGGTGACAAAAATCCTATTTACGAATTGGGAAAAACAGATAACGGAATGGGATTGAAAGAAATCGCACAGTTTGGGAATGTAACAAAACTTCAAACCAGTTTAAAATCTCTACCTAATGTAAAAGGTGTATATGTTGCCGGAAGCGCTCCCGTAGCACCGGGAAACAAGGTTATGACGAACTTCAAGGCCGATCCGGGAGATAAAATTGCCTACGTAACAATGTTTGGATTCTCCAATGACTGGTTTTATGCCAACGAACAAATGATTGATGCCAATACCAAAGGAGATATTACTTCAAAGACAACATTATTTGATTCAGGTACAGGAGTTGATCAATATCCTGGTGCCGGAAACCGTCAGGCTTTATTTGGAGGAACTCCACAAAGTGAAAATATGGTCATTTCTAAAGTAGGAACACAATATCCGGTTCCTGCTGTACAAAATGTAATAAAAGTAACTGTGAATTAA
- a CDS encoding YdeI/OmpD-associated family protein: MKPPIEFTATIRQTGTMNAAFVDFPFSTEELFGKKGLVKIKATFDGKVEYRGSLAKMKSDCHILGLTQEIRKQLGKTFGDEVSVSLIEDKEERLVEIANDIAFIFNQNPEAKVLFDKMSYTHRKEYIRWIEEAKKPETRENRKSKMIQMILEGKKGI; encoded by the coding sequence ATGAAACCACCTATTGAGTTCACCGCTACTATCAGACAAACCGGCACAATGAATGCTGCTTTTGTAGATTTTCCTTTTTCTACTGAGGAATTATTCGGGAAAAAAGGTTTGGTAAAAATTAAAGCTACATTTGATGGCAAAGTAGAGTATCGCGGAAGTCTGGCTAAAATGAAATCCGATTGCCATATTTTAGGACTGACCCAGGAAATCAGAAAACAGCTTGGAAAAACGTTTGGTGATGAGGTTTCCGTTTCTCTTATTGAAGATAAAGAAGAAAGGCTGGTTGAGATTGCCAATGATATTGCTTTTATTTTTAATCAAAACCCTGAAGCAAAAGTATTATTTGATAAGATGAGTTATACCCACAGAAAAGAATATATCCGCTGGATTGAAGAAGCCAAAAAACCGGAAACAAGGGAAAATAGAAAAAGTAAAATGATTCAAATGATTTTAGAAGGGAAAAAGGGGATTTAA